The Schizosaccharomyces pombe strain 972h- genome assembly, chromosome: I genome contains a region encoding:
- a CDS encoding uncharacterized protein (DUF3128 family, human c22orf39 ortholog, implicated in gene expression), whose product MNNFKENDEKSTFGQYAELDKILDLKKGIPEDPCSLQYYFDQMAMCLTVFSQMNHYYRYGEYNRCKGNFKDFKWCLSTKSKAHEEAQEGLRKRRLQQWMKFRQGPNSEDIWKMRTSPKSSE is encoded by the coding sequence atgaataattttaaagaaaatgatgaaaaaagcaCTTTTGGTCAGTATGCGGAACTAGATAAAATACTCGACTTGAAAAAAGGGATTCCTGAGGATCCGTGTAGTTTACAGTATTACTTTGACCAAATGGCCATGTGTTTAACAGTGTTCTCACAAATGAATCATTACTATCGTTATGGTGAATACAACAGATGTAAgggaaattttaaagactTTAAATGGTGTCTGTCAACCAAGTCGAAGGCTCACGAAGAGGCTCAAGAAGGGCTTCGTAAGCGGCGTCTTCAGCAGTGGATGAAGTTTAGGCAAGGGCCGAATAGTGAAGACATTTGGAAGATGCGTACTTCTCCAAAAAGTAGTGAATAA
- the psf3 gene encoding GINS complex subunit Psf3 translates to MDYYDIDSILSENQKVPCTSTVSIPGLGHEGRMVPTGSKVELPFWLAEVLAINSFVSIHMPAPFSSVVRNALKANPNSVSIRDITTHYYHFAEKMLHLISDDSLVQISLNTLRSRAMLIADASLNPQGALQQNSQFIEGLDDFEKHILRVSHNAHRSLINWQNSTS, encoded by the exons atggattaCTATGATATTGATAGTATCTTGTCTGAAAATCAAAAGGTTCCATGTACTAGTACAGTTTCCATTCCAGGACTAGGCCATGAAGGGCGTATG GTTCCTACGGGCTCTAAAGTTGAACTTCCTTTTTGGCTGGCAGAGGTTTTAGCAATTAA TTCTTTTGTTAGTATTCATATGCCAGCACCATTTTCTTCTGTAGTACGAAATGCATTAAAGGCGAATCCTAATAGTGTATCTATTCGGGACATAACCACACATTATTACCATTTTGCCGAGAAAATGCTCCATTT AATATCAGACGACAGCTTGGTTCAAATTTCCCTAAACACTTTACGTTCCAGAGCAATGCTGATTGCAGATGCGTCCCTGAATCCTCAAGGTGCTTTACAACAAAACTCACAATTCATTGAGGGTTTGGATGACTTTGAGAAACACA TATTGAGAGTATCACATAATGCCCATCGATCCCTAATAAACTGGCAAAATTCCACTTCGTAG
- the pom1 gene encoding DYRK family cell polarity protein kinase Pom1: protein MGYLQSQKAVSLGDENTDALFKLHTSNRKSANMFGIKSELLNPSELSAVGSYSNDICPNRQSSSSTAADTSPSTNASNTNISFPEQEHKDELFMNVEPKGVGSSMDNHAITIHHSTGNGLLRSSFDHDYRQKNSPRNSIHRLSNISIGNNPIDFESSQQNNPSSLNTSSHHRTSSISNSKSFGTSLSYYNRSSKPSDWNQQNNGGHLSGVISITQDVSSVPLQSSVFSSGNHAYHASMAPKRSGSWRHTNFHSTSHPRAASIGNKSGIPPVPTIPPNIGHSTDHQHPKANISGSLTKSSSESKNLSTIQSPLKTSNSFFKELSPHSQITLSNVKNNHSHVGSQTKSHSFATPSVFDNNKPVSSDNHNNTTTSSQVHPDSRNPDPKAAPKAVSQKTNVDGHRNHEAKHGNTVQNESKSQKSSNKEGRSSRGGFFSRLSFSRSSSRMKKGSKAKHEDAPDVPAIPHAYIADSSTKSSYRNGKKTPTRTKSRMQQFINWFKPSKERSSNGNSDSASPPPVPRLSITRSQVSREPEKPEEIPSVPPLPSNFKDKGHVPQQRSVSYTPKRSSDTSESLQPSLSFASSNVLSEPFDRKVADLAMKAINSKRINKLLDDAKVMQSLLDRACIITPVRNTEVQLINTAPLTEYEQDEINNYDNIYFTGLRNVDKRRSADENTSSNFGFDDERGDYKVVLGDHIAYRYEVVDFLGKGSFGQVLRCIDYETGKLVALKIIRNKKRFHMQALVETKILQKIREWDPLDEYCMVQYTDHFYFRDHLCVATELLGKNLYELIKSNGFKGLPIVVIKSITRQLIQCLTLLNEKHVIHCDLKPENILLCHPFKSQVKVIDFGSSCFEGECVYTYIQSRFYRSPEVILGMGYGTPIDVWSLGCIIAEMYTGFPLFPGENEQEQLACIMEIFGPPDHSLIDKCSRKKVFFDSSGKPRPFVSSKGVSRRPFSKSLHQVLQCKDVSFLSFISDCLKWDPDERMTPQQAAQHDFLTGKQDVRRPNTAPARQKFARPPNIETAPIPRPLPNLPMEYNDHTLPSPKEPSNQASNLVRSSDKFPNLLTNLDYSIISDNGFLRKPVEKSRP from the coding sequence ATGGGCTATTTGCAGTCCCAAAAAGCGGTTTCTCTGGGCGACGAAAATACGGATGCATTATTTAAACTTCATACATCAAACCGGAAAAGCGCAAACATGTTCGGAATAAAATCTGAACTATTAAACCCATCTGAACTTTCTGCCGTTGGTAGTTATTCCAACGATATTTGTCCAAACCGCCAGAGTTCTAGCAGTACAGCAGCAGATACGAGTCCTTCGACGAATGCCTCAAATACGAACATTTCTTTTCCGGAACAAGAGCATAAAGATGAGTTATTTATGAATGTTGAACCAAAGGGAGTTGGTTCATCTATGGATAATCATGCTATTACTATACACCACTCGACTGGCAATGGTTTACTCCGAAGTAGTTTTGATCACGATTATAGACAGAAAAACAGTCCGAGGAATTCCATACACCGTTTGTCAAACATAAGTATTGGTAATAACCCAATCGATTTCGAGTCATCTCAGCAGAACAATCCTTCGTCGTTGAATACTTCTTCACATCATAGGACATCTTCAATATCGAACTCTAAGAGTTTTGGAACTTCCTTATCATATTATAATCGTTCATCAAAGCCTAGTGATTGGAATCAGCAAAATAATGGGGGGCATTTGAGTGGGGTTATATCTATTACACAAGATGTATCATCCGTTCCTTTACAATCTAGCGTTTTTTCCTCGGGGAACCATGCATACCATGCTTCAATGGCTCCAAAGAGATCCGGTAGTTGGCGTCATACTAACTTCCATTCTACTTCACATCCCAGAGCAGCTTCTATTGGAAATAAGTCTGGAATTCCTCCTGTTCCAACTATTCCTCCTAATATAGGTCATTCCACTGATCACCAACATCCTAAAGCAAATATATCTGGATCCCTTACGAAATCAAGTTCAGAATCGAAGAATCTTTCTACAATCCAATCCCCTTTGAAGACatccaattcttttttcaaagaactTTCCCCCCATAGTCAAATAACCCTTTCtaatgttaaaaataatcaCTCACATGTAGGATCACAAACCAAATCACACTCTTTTGCTACCCCCTCTGTCTTCGATAACAACAAACCTGTTTCATCCGATAATCACAATAATACTACTACATCATCTCAAGTTCATCCCGACAGTAGAAATCCTGATCCGAAAGCTGCTCCTAAAGCGGTTTCTCAGAAGACAAACGTTGATGGGCATCGTAACCATGAAGCTAAACATGGGAATACTGTCCAAAATGAGTCTAAATCACAGAAATCTTCCAACAAAGAAGGTAGATCTTCAAGAGGTGGCTTTTTTAGCAGATTGAGTTTTTCGAGAAGTTCTTCTCGTATGAAGAAAGGAAGTAAAGCTAAACACGAGGATGCCCCTGACGTACCGGCAATACCACATGCTTACATAGCTGATTCTTCTACCAAATCTAGCTACCGGAATGGAAAGAAAACTCCTACGAGAACGAAAAGCCGGATGCAGCAATTTATTAACTGGTTCAAACCATCCAAAGAAAGAAGCTCTAACGGTAATAGTGATTCTGCATCACCTCCCCCTGTTCCAAGACTTTCGATTACGCGTTCTCAGGTTTCCCGTGAACCTGAGAAGCCCGAGGAAATTCCTTCAGTTCCTCCACTACCTTCAAACTTTAAAGATAAAGGACATGTACCTCAGCAACGAAGTGTTTCGTATACTCCTAAAAGGAGTTCTGATACGAGTGAATCATTACAGCCTTCCTTATCTTTTGCGTCTTCAAATGTGTTGTCAGAACCGTTTGATCGTAAGGTTGCTGATTTAGCTATGAAGGCCATTAATAGCAAACGAATTAATAAGCTTCTTGACGATGCAAAAGTTATGCAGTCCCTCCTTGACCGAGCCTGTATAATAACTCCTGTCAGAAACACGGAAGTTCAATTGATCAACACCGCTCCTTTAACGGAGTATGAGCAGGATGAAATAAACAACTACGATAACATATATTTTACTGGGTTAAGAAACGTTGATAAACGTCGGTCAGCTGATGAAAACACCTCTTCGAATTTTGGGTTTGACGACGAAAGAGGAGATTACAAGGTTGTTTTAGGAGACCATATTGCTTATCGATACGAAGTTGTGGATTTCTTAGGGAAGGGGAGTTTTGGACAGGTTCTACGTTGTATTGATTACGAAACTGGAAAACTTGTTGCATTGAAAATTATCCGTAATAAAAAACGCTTTCATATGCAAGCTCTCGtcgaaacaaaaattttacaaaaaatccGCGAGTGGGACCCATTGGATGAGTACTGTATGGTTCAATATACTGACCACTTTTATTTCCGCGATCATCTTTGCGTTGCTACTGAATTATTGGGTAAAAACCTTTATGAGTTAATTAAAAGTAATGGGTTTAAAGGACTTCCAATAGTAGTCATTAAAAGCATAACACGGCAACTTATTCAGTGCTTAACacttttaaatgaaaagcaCGTTATTCATTGTGATTTGAAACccgaaaatattttactatGCCACCCATTTAAATCACAGGTGAAGGTGATTGATTTTGGGAGTAGCTGCTTTGAAGGTGAATGCGTTTATACATACATTCAATCTCGGTTTTATCGTTCTCCAGAAGTGATATTGGGTATGGGTTATGGTACACCAATAGACGTTTGGAGCCTTGGATGCATAATAGCGGAAATGTACACTGGATTTCCCTTGTTTCCTGGTGAAAACGAGCAAGAGCAACTCGCTTGCATTatggaaatttttggaCCACCTGATCATTCGTTGATTGACAAATGCTCACGAAAAAAGGTGTTTTTTGACTCATCTGGAAAGCCAAGACCATTTGTATCATCGAAAGGAGTAAGCCGTCGTCCTTTTAGCAAGTCCCTTCATCAAGTATTGCAATGCAAAGACGTTTCgtttttaagttttatATCTGACTGTCTAAAATGGGATCCTGATGAAAGAATGACTCCACAGCAAGCTGCTCAACATGATTTTCTTACTGGAAAGCAAGATGTTAGAAGACCTAACACTGCGCCAGCTCGTCAGAAATTTGCGAGACCCCCAAATATAGAAACAGCTCCAATTCCGCGTCCTTTACCGAATTTGCCAATGGAATACAATGACCATACCTTACCTTCCCCGAAAGAGCCCTCTAACCAAGCTTCTAATCTTGTTCGCTCTTCTGACAAATTCCCCAATCTTTTGACAAATTTAGattattcaataatttcaGATAATGGTTTTTTACGAAAGCCGGTAGAGAAATCCCGGCCGTGA
- the psr1 gene encoding NLI-interacting factor-like phosphatase Psr1: protein MKSTKTQPSPEREREPSFFQKLFGNLCSCFQDASIDEKPTYTPAKPVKKAPSVVQPRRVSRTLRSSESVHTNHGPERVFESPTPARTSISLESAISPNGTTNEQDIAQQGDMIDSHVHFGEQPTEPIDFADPPLPEVKRYGEGNWLLPPIAKEDEGKKCLILDLDETLVHSSFKYIEPADFVVSIEIDGLQHDVRVVKRPGVDEFLKKMGDMFEIVVFTASLAKYADPVLDMLDHSHVIRHRLFREACCNYEGNFVKDLSQLGRNLEDSIIIDNSPSSYIFHPSHAVPISSWFNDMHDMELIDLIPFLEHLARVPDVSTVLNLQL from the coding sequence atgaaatcaACGAAAACCCAACCCTCACCTGAACGTGAACGAGagccttctttttttcaaaaactttttggGAATTTATGTTCTTGCTTTCAAGATGCTTCTATTGATGAGAAACCTACTTACACACCGGCTAAGCCTGTTAAAAAAGCACCCTCAGTCGTGCAACCGCGTAGGGTAAGTCGTACACTGCGCAGCTCAGAATCTGTACATACGAATCACGGTCCCGAAAGGGTATTTGAGTCACCGACACCTGCAAGAACTTCTATTTCTTTGGAGTCAGCAATTAGTCCCAATGGAACTACAAATGAACAAGATATTGCGCAGCAAGGGGACATGATAGATAGCCATGTTCATTTTGGTGAACAACCAACAGAACCCATCGACTTTGCAGATCCCCCGTTACCGGAAGTTAAGCGATATGGAGAGGGCAACTGGCTTTTACCTCCCATAgcaaaagaagatgaaggGAAAAAATGCCTTATTTTGGACTTGGATGAGACTTTAGTTCATTCCTCTTTCAAATACATTGAACCAGCTGATTTCGTTGTTTCCATTGAAATTGATGGATTACAGCATGATGTTCGTGTAGTCAAACGCCCAGGTGTcgatgaatttttgaagaaaatgggTGATATGTTTGAAATAGTGGTTTTTACAGCTTCTCTTGCAAAATATGCCGATCCTGTTTTGGACATGCTTGATCATTCGCATGTCATTCGTCATCGTCTTTTTCGTGAAGCTTGCTGTAATTATGAAGGAAACTTCGTAAAAGATTTATCTCAGCTTGGTCGTAATCTTGAGGATTCGATAATAATAGACAATTCACCTTCAAGTTACATATTTCATCCTTCGCATGCTGTTCCAATATCTTCATGGTTCAACGATATGCACGATATGGAATTAATCGATTTAATTCCATTTCTTGAACATCTTGCTCGTGTTCCAGATGTTAGTACTGTCCTTAATCTTCAGTTATAA
- the lys3 gene encoding saccharopine dehydrogenase Lys3 produces the protein MVAPHLWLRAETKPLEERSALTPRTAKILADAGFQITIERSSQRAFKDKEFERLGFPMVPEGSWRHAPKDAYIIGLKELPENDNSPLKHTHIQFAHCYKNQEGWREVLSRFPAGNGLLYDLEFLQDDNGRRVAAFGYHAGFAGSAISCLVWAHQLLHPNKQFPAIRPFPNEKSLVRHVARQVRLALKKNNNQYPRILVIGALGRCGTGACDLASKIGIPFDNILRWDINETKKGGPFTEITESDIFVNCIYLSMPIPKFCTVESLNVPNRKLRVVCDVSCDTTNPNNPIPIYNVNTTFDHPTVEVKGVTTPPPLEVISIDHLPTLLPRESSEAFSEALIPSLLALKDVDNAPVWVRAKKLYETMVQKL, from the coding sequence ATGGTTGCTCCTCATCTTTGGTTACGTGCTGAAACCAAACCTTTAGAAGAGCGCAGTGCTTTGACTCCTAGAACTGCCAAGATACTCGCCGATGCTGGATTTCAAATTACCATTGAGCGCTCTTCCCAACGTGCTTTCAAGGACAAAGAATTTGAGCGCCTTGGTTTCCCCATGGTTCCTGAGGGCTCATGGCGACATGCACCTAAGGACGCGTACATTATTGGTCTCAAAGAGCTTCCGGAAAATGATAACAGTCCTTTGAAGCATACTCATATTCAATTTGCTCATTGCTACAAAAACCAGGAAGGTTGGCGTGAAGTCTTGTCCCGATTCCCCGCTGGCAATGGTCTTCTATAtgatttggaatttttgcAAGATGACAATGGCAGACGTGTTGCCGCTTTTGGTTACCACGCTGGTTTTGCTGGATCAGCTATCTCATGTTTAGTTTGGGCACATCAATTATTGCATCCTAACAAACAATTCCCTGCTATCCGTCCGTTCCCCAACGAAAAATCTTTGGTTCGCCATGTTGCTCGTCAAGTACGTTTagctttgaaaaagaataacaACCAGTATCCTCGTATTCTGGTTATTGGGGCTCTTGGTCGTTGTGGTACTGGAGCGTGCGATTTAGCATCAAAGATTGGTATTCCCTTCGATAACATTCTTCGCTGGGACATTAATGAAACTAAGAAGGGTGGTCCCTTTACCGAAATTACGGAATCAGACATATTTGTTAACTGCATTTATCTGAGCATGCCTATTCCCAAATTCTGTACCGTCGAGTCGTTAAATGTACCTAACCGTAAATTGCGTGTTGTTTGTGATGTTAGCTGTGACACTACCAATCCTAACAATCCTATTCCAATTTATAATGTAAACACTACATTTGATCATCCTACAGTTGAGGTTAAAGGTGTCACAACTCCTCCTCCTTTAGAGGTCATTTCTATTGATCATCTTCCTACTTTATTGCCAAGGGAATCTTCCGAAGCATTTAGTGAAGCTCTAATTCCTAGTCTTTTGGCTTTGAAGGACGTCGACAATGCTCCCGTTTGGGTCAGAGCTAAAAAACTTTATGAAACCATGGttcaaaagctttaa